Proteins from a genomic interval of Fusarium oxysporum Fo47 chromosome I, complete sequence:
- a CDS encoding Dolichyl-diphosphooligosaccharide--protein glycosyltransferase subunit WBP1, producing MRSLLSLVVFLFAALVSAVSTTGNRLLVILDTPKDKEAYTTFFRDLSERGYDITYETPKSDDLTLFKYGERSYDHLVFLPTKIKGLGPNLTPNAIVDFINAGGNILLTMSATHKVPVTLVSVLDQLDVTIPAERNGKVVDHFTYDAVSAAETHDTLVLDAPRNVRPGLKDYFEIPGAFISVPHAIGHTLGSGPLLTPVLRAPPTAYSYNPKEQADTVEPDELFAAGKQLALVSVFQARNSARVTVIGAAEMLQDKAFDTKVTRQGGKAIFPANKEFVTNLAGWTFQELGVLRVNKIEHHLKGDNETNPELYRIKNDVTYSISVSEYAWNDWQPFHLPEGDHLQLEFSMLSPFHRISLKPVHVGEHETVYGTDFVLPDQHGIFNFMVNYKRPFLTNLEEKRTVSVRHMAHDEYPRSYVINGAWPGLTGISATIVGFLSFCIVWMYSQPVKSAAGAKKTQ from the exons ATGCGGTCACTCTTGAGTCTCGTGGTCTTTCTCTTCGCGGCGCTGGTTTCGGCCGTAAGCACAACTGGTAATCGATTACTGGTTATTCTCGATACgcccaaggacaaggaggcGTATACTACGTTTTTCCGCGACTTGTCTG AACGAGGTTATGATATCACGTATGAGACACCAAAGAGCGATGATTTGACATTGTTCAAGTATGGTGAGAGGAGTTATGATCATCTTGTCTTTCTCCccaccaagatcaagg GCCTGGGACCCAATTTGACCCCCAATGCCATCGtcgacttcatcaacgcCGGCGGAAACATCCTCCTGACTATGTCCGCTACCCATAAAGTCCCTGTTACTCTCGTCTCCGTCCTCGATCAACTCGATGTTACCATTCCCGCTGAGCGCAACGGCAAGGTCGTCGACCACTTCACCTATGATGCCGTTTCCGCCGCCGAGACACACGACACCCTCGTTCTCGACGCTCCTCGCAACGTTCGTCCCGGTCTCAAGGATTACTTCGAGATTCCCGGCGCATTCATCTCCGTTCCTCACGCCATTGGCCACACTCTTGGTTCAGGACCTCTTCTTACACCTGTTCTTCGAGCGCCCCCTACCGCTTATAGCTACAACCCCAAGGAGCAGGCTGATACTGTCGAGCCTGATGAGTTGTTCGCTGCTGGAAAGCAACTTGCTCTTGTCTCTGTCTTCCAGGCTCGCAACTCTGCGCGTGTCACTGTCATTGGTGCTGCTGAGATGCTCCAGGACAAGGCTTTTGATACCAAGGTCACTCGACAGGGTGGAAAGGCTATCTTCCCTGCCAACAAGGAGTTTGTCACCAACTTGGCTGGTTGGACATTCCAGGAGCTTGGTGTTCTACGAGTGAACAAGATTGAGCATCACCTCAAGGGTGACAACGAGACCAATCCTGAGCTGTACCGCATCAAGAACGATGTT ACCTACAGCATTTCCGTCTCCGAGTACGCCTGGAACGACTGGCAACCCTTCCACCTCCCTGAGGGCGACCACCTCCAGCTCGAGTTCTCCATGCTGTCCCCTTTCCACCGCATCTCCCTGAAGCCCGTTCACGTCGGTGAGCACGAGACTGTCTACGGCACCGACTTTGTTCTTCCCGACCAGCACggcatcttcaacttcatggTCAACTACAAGCGACCCTTCCTGACTAAccttgaggagaagcgaaCTGTCAGCGTTCGACACATGGCTCACGACGAGTACCCCCGAAGTTACGTGATCAACGGCGCTTGGCCCGGTTTGACTGGCATCTCAGCTACCATTGTTGGATTCCTGTCGTTCTGCATCGTGTGGATGTACAGTCAGCCTGTCAAGTCAGCCGCTGGCGCTAAGAAGACGCAATAG